GAAGGCCACCCGTTTTCCGCTCCAGCCGCGCATCATCCGGGCGTGAAGCAGCGTGGCGTAGACAAACCAGGTGATAAGCGACCAGGTTTCCTTGGGATCCCAGCCCCAGTAGCGCCCCCAGGCCGAGTTGGCCCAAACCGCCCCGGTGATGATGCCGGCGGTGAGAAACACGAAGCCGAACAGGATCAACTGGTAGTTGAGTTCATCCAGGACTTCGCCGGAAGGGAAACGCGCCAGCAGGTCCCCGCCCGCACCGGCCGCCCGCTGCTTGGCCAGATACATCGTGCTGACCCCGAAGGCCACGGCAAAGGAGGCATAGCCCACAAAGCAGGTGATCACGTGGACGATCAACCAGTTGCTCTTGAGGGCCGGCACCAACGGCTGGATGCGGTCGCTGACAACGGGCGAAAGTGAGGCATAGGCCATCGCCAGGAACACCAGCGGCAGCGCAAACGCCCCGATCACCCGATTCTTGTAGCGGCCTTCGACCACCAGGTAGATGCCGGCGGTCATCACCG
Above is a window of Desulfobacteraceae bacterium DNA encoding:
- the ccsB gene encoding c-type cytochrome biogenesis protein CcsB, which gives rise to VMTAGIYLVVEGRYKNRVIGAFALPLVFLAMAYASLSPVVSDRIQPLVPALKSNWLIVHVITCFVGYASFAVAFGVSTMYLAKQRAAGAGGDLLARFPSGEVLDELNYQLILFGFVFLTAGIITGAVWANSAWGRYWGWDPKETWSLITWFVYATLLHARMMRGWSGKRVAFLSIAGFMAVLFTYFGVNFLPGLHSYGAMGQ